TCATATCAATCAACCCACCTATTATTTTCTGGCGAATATCTGCAAAAATATATATTATAAATGTTGCATTTAATAATATTTAAAATTTGTCTACATATGTTAATAACAATCGTAAGTAATTGATTTTTAGTTGATATTAAGTCATAACTACTCACCATCAAGTGCGCGTGCTGCAGTATGATCCGGGTTGAATGCAAGGGTGGTGTAATTTGAAGTTTCCAGATTTCCTATTGCCAAGATAAAAAAAATATTTAGGTTGACATAACAATACACTTCCTTAGAATATGCAATACATGTATTGGTATAGATGCTTCAATTACCGTATTTGCAATCCTTACGAAGCATAGTGGCAAGGACAATAGATTTATTGCCTTCAGTTGTTGACCACCTATATGAGTTCTGAATCAAGTTGCCACCCCAAATCCCAAAAACTATAAGTTTGCCCCTACAATGTGGAATTTTTTAAAATGGTAACCATGTCAAGGACTTTTTGAACTAATTTCGATTATTCGGTATAAAAGAGTTGGAACTATTATGTACCAACTACACATACCACATATCCATGAAGGTGACCTCTCTATGTATTTCAGCACCTGGGTATCCCCCAATGCGTTCATGTCCATCATAATGAACGACTATGCCAATTATGTCTGGGTCAATTATCATTAGTCAAAATTATATACCAAGATTATCTCTATGTTAGTAAGTATTATATGCTTGAATGCATACCTACGAAAGTGTTTCTTGGACACCTCTGAACTTCTTGGAACGGCATCAAATGCTTGGGATATGTTGGAAATTGAAGTGAGAGAGACTCAACAAATGTCCTTGCGTTGAAGGAACACTCATATGTGTGTTGAATGTATCTACACTCCAGTTCTTCAAAGTTAGGCCGCATAGTAACACCATGAATGATGTACTTACGACCCATGTGCAATGTAATATTGAATCTATTCACTAAATCTTTTCCGGCAACTATAGCCTCGATTTTGGCACCCTTAGAATTGTTTTAGGAAATGTTAGATGATGATAAAACAAATGTCTATTTTAGCAATCTAACATGCTTGAGACTTACAGTTTTGTCCATAAGAATGAAGTGAAGCTTATCACCACTCGGATTAACCGGGAATTTGACATCTACCCTCACGCAGATGCTACAAGTTCTGAATGTATCAGAATATTCGATGTCGTCGAAGTCTATGAATCTATAACAAATAGCTTAAATTAGCTAACAGGGTTTTCCTTTTCTTTCA
This DNA window, taken from Triticum aestivum cultivar Chinese Spring chromosome 1D, IWGSC CS RefSeq v2.1, whole genome shotgun sequence, encodes the following:
- the LOC123181347 gene encoding uncharacterized protein codes for the protein MAPINLRRQRTFANFTKNPVEPRFIDFDDIEYSDTFRTCSICVRVDVKFPVNPSGDKLHFILMDKTGAKIEAIVAGKDLVNRFNITLHMGRKYIIHGVTMRPNFEELECRYIQHTYECSFNARTFVESLSLQFPTYPKHLMPFQEVQRCPRNTFVDIIGIVVHYDGHERIGGYPGAEIHREVTFMDMWGKLIVFGIWGGNLIQNSYRWSTTEGNKSIVLATMLRKDCKYGNLETSNYTTLAFNPDHTAARALDDIRQKIIGGLIDMKFVQQFIEWRWAFLASELSTKDPRHRMYTKKARRM